CCTTGGACACCAGAGGGACCTTCCTTCTCAgtctcacgaagagatacttgcttttcttggttgatttcatcaacacttATCAATCATTTGGGGCAcaatttaaattcaattctagtgaATTCAGTCTTTAGTCTCCCCGCCTTTACCCCTATAGTGTATAAGTCCTTTTCATTTCTGTCCATGATAATTCCAAGAAGATTTCTTGGATCACCCCTTCTCCTGTCAACGTGTGTAACTGGCACAGCGACGTTGTCACCTATTTCCCTGACCTTTAAGTTGATCCTACTACGTTTGACCATTCGTTTTGCTTGGCACACTTGAGCCGCTCTGGCACTCTTGCGGTTCTTGTAAATTTCTTCTTGTATTGATGCTATATGAGGTGAAAGATCGAGTGATGGAGGGTTGGAGATGATGACTTGTTCATCAAGGACTTGGGATGGCTTGGTGctgatggtgactggctcatcaaagGCCTGGGGTGGCTGGGTGGATATGATGGCTGGCTCAGAGGCCTGGACTGACTCATCAGTTGGTTCAGTAAGAGGCTGGACTCCTTGAGatacaaaaagatatttttttgtcTCGAAGCAGTCGATGACCTCCTGAGGTAAGCTAGTGGAATTGAGTCCATGCTTTGGATCCTCTTCAAG
This genomic stretch from Palaemon carinicauda isolate YSFRI2023 chromosome 21, ASM3689809v2, whole genome shotgun sequence harbors:
- the LOC137614908 gene encoding uncharacterized protein, which encodes MLAAWLSDNKTQDWSQGLRLVHNQKNYSYHSGIKSTQYAALLEEDPKHGLNSTSLPQEVIDCFETKKYLFVSQGVQPLTEPTDESVQASEPAIISTQPPQAFDEPVTISTKPSQVLDEQVIISNPPSLDLSPHIASIQEEIYKNRKSARAAQVCQAKRMVKRSRINLKVREIGDNVAVPVTHVDRRRGDPRNLLGIIMDRNEKDLYTIGVKAGRLKTEFTRIEFKLCPK